One region of Zingiber officinale cultivar Zhangliang chromosome 7B, Zo_v1.1, whole genome shotgun sequence genomic DNA includes:
- the LOC122007148 gene encoding ADP-ribosylation factor GTPase-activating protein AGD12-like, whose protein sequence is MSSHDDRERSTSNTRKLKGLMLKSDNRICADCGAPDPKWASSNIGVFICLSCSGVHRNLGTHISKVLSVTLDKWSDEQIDSMIEVGGNSYANTIYEAFLPEGYPKPNAHSSYEERAEFIRAKYERQEFLKPGLRILPSKISSNPEHDNVCSESSSNVVGMVEFIGILIVKVSKGTNLAIRDVRSSDPYVVLTLGQQKAKTSVIKSNLNPVWNQELKLSVSKNYGALKVQIFDNDLISSDDLMGEAEVDLQPMITAAMTFGDPDLLTNMQIGKWLQSNDNALTKDSIINIVDGKVKQEVSLKLQKAECGEIDLELEWISLTQ, encoded by the exons ATGAGCAGTCATGATGATCGCGAGAGATCTACaa GTAATACGAGGAAGCTGAAGGGGTTGATGCTTAAAAGTGACAACCGGATTTGTGCAGATTGTGGTGCCCCTGATCCAAAGTGGGC ATCATCAAACATAGGGGTGTTCATATGTTTGAGTTGCAGTGGTGTACACAGAAACCTTGGCACACATATCTCAAAG GTTCTATCAGTAACCCTAGATAAGTGGTCCGATGAACAAATTGACTCTATGATAGAAGTTGGTGGAAATTCTTATGCCAATACCATTTATGAGGCTTTTCTTCCAGAAGGATATCCCAAACCTAATGCACACTCCAGTTATGAAGAGAGGGCAGAATTCATAAG GGCCAAATATGAGAGGCAAGAATTTTTGAAACCAGGTCTGCGAATTCTTCCTTCAAAAATATCTTCCAATCCCGAACACGATAATGTCTGTTCAGAAAGTTCATCTAATGTG GTAGGGATGGTAGAGTTCATCGGCATACTGATTGTCAAAGTAAGTAAAGGCACTAATTTAGCAATAAGAGATGTGCGAAGTAGTGATCCATATGTTGTTTTGACTCTCGGACAGCAG AAGGCTAAAACATCTGTCATTAAGAGCAATCTGAATCCTGTTTGGAATCAGGAACTTAAGTTATCAGTTTCTAAAAACTATGGGGCGCTAAAAGTC CAAATATTTGATAACGACCTGATTTCCTCTGATGATCTGATGGGCGAAGCTGAGGTGGACCTCCAACCGATGATTACAGCAGCCATGACGTTTGGCGATCCCGACTTGCTCACCAATATGCAAATTGGGAAGTGGCTGCAATCCAATGACAATGCCCTCACAAAAGACAGCATCATCAATATAGTTGATGGGAAGGTCAAACAAGAAGTGTCACTGAAGTTGCAAAAAGCTGAGTGTGGAGAGATTGACCTAGAACTGGAATGGATTTCTCTGACCCAGTAA